The Gemmata palustris genome includes a region encoding these proteins:
- a CDS encoding polyketide synthase dehydratase domain-containing protein: MTQTLAHPQPHVIPPVVGWDTEVFVLRGADRAALRERVLALVEQIEQQPDAALVDFAAPLSRELQPGGARLAVVAGSRADLLTRLKRAAERIGDPKTKQVRDANGIYFFEQPLAEQGTVALLFPGEGAQYLNMLADLCGVFPEVEETFAWCDQLAAEAGRPETSLRRVLHLPVDATAEDKAAAEAELRGLGPSIFGVLLADQAILRVLQNLQIPVSAMAGHSAGELGALLASGAMRAQDQHESRLPEIMEIMQRQESAVGGPEVVLLAVGASKATIMEVADVVAGGAVIVAMDNCPHQCVAVGPAHPIAAVEAALTERGIICERLPFKRPYHTPLFEPYMGALRELFVNVPFSPTQTAVYCCSTGELFPTDPDAMRDLAVNHWVTPVEFTRMIETMHREGVRLFVECGPRGNLSAFVEDILRGKSFAAIPANVTRKSGPTQINHMVAQLVAHGVDLNLGYLYAGREEPNPPTPFPKKEGGEIPSISEYTLQAPVLSPSPFRGGVGEGLQVGSSIMNGYLDVMEQFLDTQREVMTAFFRGRGQSAPLPPELLALADLSLPIDSAPVAPAAPEPKPFALVESIIQYEPGREIVFRRVMDEREDLYADDHTLGGRGVSRENPAQNGLPVLPMTFSLEAMSEAAAMLVPGKVVIGLRNIRLFRWLPFDAETTTLEVRATVSSVDEATGTVEVKANVRDLGNSFLREGANKASSEAVIVLADRYPDPAPPLPFDLTDEVPCKSTIEDLRRNMFHGPVFQMIRTLDRTGREGIEGTLEVQSRETWFRSNKDPHYAIDPVLMDAAMHILGAWHLEQPDWTGRILLPFEVQKVEYFGPTPEIGSHLVVRGHNEQESARHYRHGLEVFDTQGNLWLRLTGAGYWRFYLPFGHVNFFGPKDEYYLSRSWPEAAGTDPNSEPAAPFARCHFLDPPADLKQPVLRAAGAYVTMTPTELDTFGKWTGTDAGLNDWFFGRLLAKDAARAAWVQKYGETIFPADMETEEADGRIVCRPRGAAKGEAFPPVSVAISEGTVAAFSAFAKYVGVALQTIPKSAAAEAERDARSRVACLAVADALRVPAEGCTLHSLDALTGAALVSASGQRFRVQTARQKESVVATTLCEVA, encoded by the coding sequence ATGACTCAAACCCTCGCGCACCCGCAACCACACGTCATTCCGCCCGTGGTCGGCTGGGATACGGAAGTATTTGTGTTGCGCGGTGCGGACCGGGCCGCGCTGCGCGAGCGCGTGCTGGCTCTGGTGGAGCAGATCGAGCAACAGCCCGACGCCGCGCTCGTCGATTTCGCAGCGCCTCTCTCTCGCGAACTTCAGCCCGGCGGGGCGCGGCTCGCTGTCGTCGCGGGTTCCCGGGCCGACCTGCTCACGCGCCTCAAGCGGGCGGCGGAGCGAATCGGCGATCCGAAGACCAAGCAGGTCCGTGACGCGAACGGCATCTACTTCTTCGAGCAGCCGCTCGCGGAGCAGGGCACGGTCGCGCTCCTGTTCCCGGGCGAGGGCGCGCAATACCTGAACATGCTCGCGGACCTGTGCGGCGTGTTCCCGGAAGTGGAAGAAACCTTCGCGTGGTGCGACCAGCTCGCGGCCGAAGCCGGGCGCCCGGAGACTTCGTTACGGCGCGTGCTGCACCTCCCGGTCGATGCGACGGCCGAGGACAAGGCGGCCGCTGAAGCCGAATTGCGCGGCCTGGGGCCGTCCATCTTCGGCGTGCTGCTCGCGGACCAGGCGATCCTCCGCGTGCTCCAGAACCTTCAGATCCCGGTTTCCGCGATGGCCGGGCACAGCGCCGGCGAACTCGGCGCGCTGCTCGCGAGCGGGGCGATGCGCGCCCAGGACCAGCACGAGTCGCGGCTGCCGGAAATCATGGAGATCATGCAGCGCCAGGAGAGCGCGGTCGGTGGGCCGGAAGTCGTGCTGCTCGCGGTCGGCGCGAGCAAGGCGACCATCATGGAGGTCGCGGACGTGGTCGCGGGCGGCGCGGTGATCGTCGCGATGGACAACTGCCCGCACCAGTGCGTCGCGGTGGGGCCGGCGCACCCGATCGCCGCGGTGGAAGCCGCGCTCACGGAGCGCGGGATCATTTGCGAGCGGTTGCCGTTCAAGCGGCCGTACCACACGCCGCTGTTCGAGCCGTACATGGGGGCGCTCCGCGAGCTGTTCGTGAACGTGCCGTTCAGCCCGACGCAAACGGCCGTTTACTGCTGCTCCACCGGCGAACTGTTCCCGACCGATCCCGACGCCATGCGCGACCTCGCGGTGAACCACTGGGTCACCCCGGTCGAGTTCACGCGCATGATCGAAACCATGCACCGGGAGGGCGTGCGCCTCTTCGTGGAATGCGGCCCGCGTGGGAACCTGTCGGCGTTCGTGGAAGACATCCTCCGCGGCAAGTCGTTCGCCGCGATCCCCGCGAACGTGACGCGCAAGAGCGGCCCGACGCAGATCAACCACATGGTCGCGCAACTGGTCGCGCACGGCGTGGACCTGAACCTGGGCTACCTGTACGCGGGGCGAGAAGAACCTAACCCCCCAACCCCCTTCCCTAAGAAGGAAGGGGGAGAAATCCCAAGCATCAGTGAATACACGCTGCAAGCGCCGGTTTTAAGCCCCTCTCCGTTTAGGGGAGGGGTTGGGGAGGGGTTACAGGTAGGTTCCTCCATCATGAACGGTTACCTCGACGTGATGGAGCAGTTCCTCGACACGCAGCGCGAGGTGATGACGGCGTTCTTCCGTGGGCGCGGGCAATCAGCTCCGCTGCCGCCGGAACTGCTCGCGCTCGCGGACCTCTCGCTCCCGATCGATTCGGCGCCCGTTGCACCCGCTGCTCCCGAACCCAAGCCGTTCGCGCTCGTCGAATCCATCATCCAGTACGAACCGGGGCGCGAGATCGTGTTCCGCCGGGTGATGGACGAGCGCGAAGACCTGTACGCGGACGACCACACGCTCGGCGGGCGCGGCGTCAGCCGGGAGAACCCGGCGCAGAACGGGCTCCCCGTACTCCCGATGACATTTAGCCTCGAAGCGATGTCCGAAGCGGCGGCCATGCTCGTACCGGGCAAGGTCGTGATCGGGCTCCGCAACATCCGGCTGTTCCGGTGGCTGCCATTTGATGCCGAAACGACCACGCTCGAGGTGCGCGCCACGGTGTCGTCCGTGGACGAGGCGACCGGGACCGTCGAGGTCAAAGCGAACGTGCGCGACCTCGGCAACTCGTTCCTCCGCGAGGGCGCGAACAAGGCGTCGTCCGAAGCGGTGATCGTGCTCGCGGACCGGTACCCGGACCCCGCGCCCCCGCTGCCGTTCGACCTCACCGACGAAGTTCCGTGCAAGTCTACCATCGAAGATTTGCGCCGGAACATGTTCCACGGCCCCGTCTTCCAGATGATTCGCACGCTCGATCGGACCGGGCGCGAGGGGATCGAAGGGACGCTCGAAGTACAGTCACGCGAGACGTGGTTCCGCTCGAACAAAGATCCGCACTACGCGATCGATCCGGTGCTGATGGACGCCGCGATGCACATCCTCGGCGCGTGGCACCTCGAGCAACCGGACTGGACCGGGCGCATCCTCCTGCCATTTGAAGTGCAGAAGGTCGAATACTTCGGCCCCACGCCGGAAATCGGTTCGCACCTGGTCGTGCGCGGGCACAACGAGCAAGAGTCCGCGCGGCACTACCGGCACGGGCTCGAGGTGTTCGACACGCAAGGCAACCTGTGGTTGCGGCTCACGGGCGCGGGCTACTGGCGCTTCTATCTGCCGTTCGGTCACGTGAACTTCTTCGGCCCGAAGGACGAATACTACCTCAGCCGTTCCTGGCCCGAGGCCGCGGGGACCGATCCGAATTCCGAGCCCGCGGCCCCGTTCGCGCGGTGCCACTTCCTCGACCCGCCCGCGGACCTGAAGCAACCGGTGCTGCGTGCGGCGGGCGCGTATGTGACGATGACGCCGACCGAGCTCGACACCTTCGGGAAGTGGACGGGCACCGATGCGGGGCTGAACGACTGGTTCTTCGGCCGGCTGCTCGCGAAAGACGCCGCCCGCGCCGCGTGGGTGCAGAAGTACGGCGAGACGATCTTCCCCGCCGACATGGAAACCGAAGAGGCCGACGGCCGCATCGTGTGCCGCCCGCGCGGGGCCGCGAAGGGCGAGGCGTTCCCGCCCGTGAGCGTGGCCATTTCAGAAGGCACCGTGGCCGCGTTCTCCGCGTTCGCGAAGTACGTTGGCGTCGCGCTCCAAACGATTCCGAAGAGCGCCGCGGCCGAAGCCGAACGTGACGCGCGGTCGCGTGTGGCGTGCCTCGCGGTCGCGGACGCACTGCGCGTTCCCGCCGAGGGTTGCACGCTCCATTCTCTCGACGCGCTCACGGGCGCGGCGCTCGTGAGCGCAAGCGGCCAACGGTTCCGCGTTCAGACGGCGCGACAGAAGGAATCGGTCGTCGCTACCACTTTGTGCGAGGTAGCGTGA
- a CDS encoding type I polyketide synthase, whose product MEPRDLIVLTPSGAADPSLAIAACRAGARGVLDLEFGSRPFASQALTKLARFATGFGVQLRADAADLFDLLGQFKPALVILAGADHPALATRIRDLKAAGVEVLREATSVAEAAHAVELGVAGVVLKGHEAGGRVGADTSFVLLQRWRQFADKNRVTVPFWVRGGIGANTAAACAAGGARGGVLDSQVLLTRETPLREAARKRITGLDGSETLVLGAKLGEGYRIYARPDCAGAQELAKEDERLQHATLSADEKLAAWREAVRTRVAADPAAGVWLCGQDVVNAAPLAAKGLTVAGVVQAICARVTHQLETAKRLKHLAPDAPLAKSHGTKYPILQGPMTRVSDTAAFADSVAAGGALPFLALALLRKAETEKLLAETKAKLGAKPWGVGILGFVPNEIRSEQLEAIRKHKPPFAIIAGGRPDQARELEVQGIPTYLHVPSPGLLKMFLKDGSRRFIFEGQECGGHIGPRASFALWEAMVEVLIESIGNKPADDLHVVFAGGIHDALSASMVAALSASLAEKGVKVGVLLGTAYLFTKEAVRGGAITERFQKESLACADTVLLETGPGHAIRCIPTPYADVFDAEKRKLKAEGKTPLEVGIALERMNLGRLRVASKGVDRAPSVNGNGSGLADVSADEQFARGMYMIGQIAALRDKVTTVAELHANVTDSIILPESAARTQDLEPDAPPPCDVAIIGLSCFYPQSGSLWQYWENILAKTNAVIEIPPSHWDWRPYYDPDPRAKDKMVSKWGGFMSDITFDPLKYGITPKSIPNIEPLQLLLLEGVNQALGDAGYLDRPFARERTCAILGVGGGGMPLSVSYGFRACMPLLDSIPGVPVKSGEIVALGEGMLPEWTEDSFPGILLNVAAGRVANRFNLGGPNMAIDAACGSSLAALYAGVRELNDGTSDVAIVMGGDAVQTPYAYVAFSKTHALSPKGRCRPFDADADGIALAEGVGVAVLKRLADAERDGDRIYAVIKGVGASSDGRDKGLTAPRAEGQLRALHRAYAQARVNPSNVALVEAHGTGTVVGDQTEARAIGQLMREAGGDPQSCAIGSVKSMIGHSKCAAGLAGLIKTAFALHHKVLPPTLVEKPNPKANLDGGPLYLNTEAKPWVHGAEYPRTAGVSAFGFGGTNFHTVLEEYTGDYLNRPNTGIRQWPTELFVWRRADKAAITTSLKNVRDAIVAGARPTLADLAASVWQSSKGVATGSATLAVVASSLDDLKEKIDAALEALPKATETHADPRGIYFAAKSASAGKVAFLFPGQGSQYPDMLAQVAMAFSEVRDVLDRAEAALEADLDKPLSRFIYPPSSFTPEHEATNRNELRRTEIAQSSIGATSIGMFRLLAALGIEADFFAGHSYGEYAALTAAGALSEDDLMHLSFKRGLAIREAAVTAPGGMIAADNTAEAIAPVLKGIADVWIANHNSPTQTVIAGTEDGVKVAAEKLQAAGIRSQRIAVACGFHSPLIAGAKPALADALARAKFAAPSKPVFSNTSAAPHPADGGVIAKQLAEHLVSPVRFADEIRAMHEAGARVFVEVGPQAVLTGLTGQILAGRPHLALASDAKSRPGLVQLAHLLGQLLTAGVAANLDRLFVGRGVQAFDLAKLNAETGKPKLAPTTWLVNGVRSKPLNGPEPRLLGQALPANAAARSEPVRPDANGKAKSKPPSPESSTRPAAPPAPTPAPKLPAPSAAALPPAVTTPSRAMMHNTETQPALPVPSTNGHAHHHAAPDGAAAVMMRFQEVMGRFLDTQKSVMLGFLGASNGAAPAPQTNGHAAYPVVPHTNGHAYTNGNGNGHAHTNGHATPMPVPALATNRIATPVVARPQAPAPAVSNKAETNGKHAPAPVVEAAPVAAPVKKPAGGALDREALLARLLDLVSERTGYPKEALSIDLDLEADLGVDSIKRVEVLGALAESIEAGADGKQPNLEMEKLSVIKTLRGIADYVMGALNEAAPALPAPSTNGKHETPALPAAGGDAPAARASTNGDFHPGARQGEVQRLVVRLIDAPLPIRPKFSPPTGTIVITDDELGTARELADRLAELDIKTALVRVGKNEGFTADLTDPAAVTALLGRIREKCGPVSGLVHLLPLAEPPAGETDEQRMRREVKSLYLLARGLETDIRAAGTNGSAVLLAVTAMGGAMGFGDDLPGDFFAGHGGVAGFTKCLGYEWPEVTVRVVDVNAETAAPRLVEQLLGELGDPDGPFEVGRDGEFRKTWQVDPGPLEKDVQAIELDANSTVLVTGGARGITAKVALEIASRYKSKLVLVGSSPAPAAESADTASLQTPAEIKAALLKQQPGAKPAVIETAYKRLLKDREIRANLDAIRAAGGTAEYRSVDVRDAAAFGGLIDELSAKGGIAGVIHGAGVIEDKLLRDKTPESFDRVFGTKVESALTLSRKLDPAKLKFFALFASITSRYGNRGQSDYAAANEVLSKLACDLDRKWPGRVVSVAWGPWAEVGMVADLEKHLVSRGLKLIEPSVGAGFAVDEVIFGTKGEPEVVVAGGTESAPKQRATAQPVGAGAE is encoded by the coding sequence ATGGAACCGCGCGACCTCATCGTTTTGACCCCTTCGGGAGCCGCCGACCCGTCACTCGCCATTGCAGCCTGCCGTGCAGGCGCGCGTGGCGTGTTGGACTTGGAGTTCGGCTCCCGCCCTTTTGCGTCCCAAGCACTCACCAAACTCGCCAGGTTCGCCACCGGGTTCGGTGTTCAACTCCGCGCCGATGCCGCGGACCTATTCGACCTCCTCGGTCAATTCAAACCCGCTCTCGTTATCCTCGCCGGGGCGGATCACCCCGCGCTCGCGACCCGCATTCGGGATTTGAAAGCGGCGGGCGTTGAAGTCTTGCGCGAGGCCACGAGCGTCGCCGAGGCCGCGCACGCGGTCGAACTCGGGGTCGCGGGTGTCGTCCTGAAGGGCCACGAGGCCGGCGGGCGCGTGGGCGCGGACACGTCGTTCGTGCTTCTCCAGCGGTGGCGCCAGTTCGCGGACAAGAACCGCGTGACGGTTCCGTTCTGGGTGCGCGGGGGGATCGGCGCGAATACGGCGGCCGCGTGTGCCGCGGGCGGCGCGCGCGGCGGCGTCCTCGATTCGCAAGTGCTCCTCACGCGCGAAACGCCGCTCCGCGAAGCCGCGCGGAAGCGCATCACCGGGCTGGACGGGAGCGAGACGCTCGTTCTCGGTGCGAAGCTCGGCGAGGGGTACCGCATTTACGCGCGGCCCGATTGCGCCGGCGCACAGGAACTCGCGAAGGAAGACGAGCGCCTCCAGCACGCGACCCTCTCCGCGGACGAGAAACTGGCCGCGTGGCGCGAGGCGGTTCGCACGCGTGTCGCGGCGGACCCGGCCGCGGGCGTGTGGCTCTGCGGGCAGGACGTGGTGAACGCGGCGCCGCTCGCGGCGAAGGGGCTCACCGTCGCGGGCGTGGTGCAGGCGATTTGTGCGCGCGTGACGCACCAACTGGAAACGGCGAAGCGCCTGAAGCACCTCGCGCCGGACGCGCCGCTCGCGAAATCGCACGGCACAAAGTACCCGATTCTGCAAGGCCCGATGACCCGTGTCAGCGACACCGCCGCGTTCGCGGACAGCGTGGCCGCGGGCGGGGCGCTGCCGTTCCTGGCGCTCGCGCTGCTGCGCAAAGCAGAGACGGAAAAGTTGCTCGCCGAAACGAAGGCGAAGCTCGGCGCGAAGCCGTGGGGCGTCGGCATCCTCGGGTTCGTGCCCAACGAGATCCGCAGCGAACAACTCGAAGCGATCCGCAAGCACAAGCCCCCGTTCGCGATCATCGCCGGGGGCCGGCCGGACCAGGCGCGCGAGCTGGAAGTGCAGGGCATCCCGACGTACCTGCACGTTCCGTCGCCGGGCCTGCTGAAGATGTTCCTCAAGGACGGTTCCCGGAGGTTCATCTTCGAGGGCCAGGAGTGCGGCGGTCACATCGGCCCGCGCGCGAGTTTCGCGCTGTGGGAAGCGATGGTCGAAGTCCTGATCGAGAGCATCGGCAACAAGCCCGCGGACGACCTGCACGTCGTGTTCGCTGGCGGCATTCACGACGCGCTCTCTGCGAGCATGGTTGCCGCGCTGAGTGCTTCACTCGCCGAGAAGGGCGTGAAGGTCGGCGTGCTGCTCGGGACCGCGTACCTGTTCACGAAGGAAGCGGTGCGCGGTGGGGCGATCACGGAGCGCTTCCAGAAGGAATCGCTCGCGTGCGCTGATACCGTGTTGCTCGAAACCGGCCCCGGTCACGCGATCCGCTGCATCCCCACGCCCTACGCGGACGTGTTCGATGCCGAGAAGCGGAAGCTGAAGGCCGAAGGCAAGACGCCGCTGGAAGTCGGCATCGCGCTCGAGCGCATGAACCTCGGGCGCCTCCGCGTCGCGAGCAAGGGCGTGGACCGCGCGCCGTCCGTGAACGGCAACGGGAGCGGCCTCGCCGATGTAAGCGCGGACGAGCAGTTCGCACGCGGCATGTACATGATCGGGCAGATCGCCGCGCTCCGCGATAAGGTCACGACCGTCGCCGAGTTGCACGCGAACGTGACCGACAGCATCATCCTGCCCGAATCGGCCGCCCGCACCCAGGACTTGGAGCCGGACGCGCCGCCGCCGTGCGACGTCGCGATCATCGGGCTGTCGTGCTTCTACCCCCAATCTGGCTCGCTGTGGCAGTACTGGGAAAACATCCTCGCGAAGACGAACGCGGTCATCGAGATCCCGCCGTCGCACTGGGACTGGCGCCCGTACTACGACCCTGATCCCCGCGCCAAAGACAAAATGGTGTCGAAGTGGGGCGGGTTCATGTCGGACATCACGTTCGACCCGCTCAAGTACGGTATCACGCCCAAGAGCATCCCGAACATCGAGCCGCTGCAACTGCTCCTACTCGAAGGGGTGAATCAAGCGCTCGGTGACGCGGGCTACCTGGACCGGCCGTTCGCCCGCGAACGCACCTGCGCCATCCTGGGCGTGGGCGGTGGCGGGATGCCGCTGTCCGTTTCGTATGGCTTCCGCGCCTGTATGCCGCTGCTCGATTCGATTCCCGGTGTGCCGGTGAAGTCGGGCGAGATCGTCGCGCTGGGCGAGGGCATGTTGCCCGAATGGACGGAAGACTCGTTCCCCGGCATCCTGCTGAACGTCGCGGCCGGGCGGGTCGCGAATCGGTTCAACCTCGGCGGCCCGAACATGGCGATCGACGCCGCGTGCGGGTCGTCGCTCGCCGCGCTCTACGCGGGCGTTCGCGAACTGAACGACGGAACGAGCGACGTCGCCATCGTGATGGGCGGCGACGCGGTGCAGACGCCCTACGCCTACGTCGCGTTCTCGAAGACGCACGCGCTCAGCCCGAAGGGGCGGTGCCGGCCGTTCGACGCGGACGCCGACGGTATCGCACTCGCGGAGGGTGTGGGCGTCGCGGTGCTGAAGCGCCTCGCCGATGCCGAGCGCGACGGCGACCGGATTTACGCCGTCATCAAGGGCGTGGGGGCTTCGAGCGACGGCCGCGATAAGGGGCTCACCGCCCCGCGTGCGGAAGGCCAACTCCGGGCGCTGCACCGGGCGTATGCTCAGGCGCGAGTGAACCCGTCGAACGTCGCGCTCGTGGAGGCGCACGGCACCGGGACCGTGGTCGGTGACCAGACCGAAGCCCGCGCGATCGGCCAGTTGATGCGCGAAGCGGGCGGCGATCCGCAATCGTGCGCCATCGGCTCGGTGAAGTCGATGATCGGGCACAGCAAGTGCGCCGCGGGGCTCGCGGGGCTCATCAAGACCGCGTTCGCGCTGCACCACAAGGTGCTCCCGCCGACGCTGGTAGAGAAGCCCAACCCGAAGGCCAATCTGGACGGCGGACCGCTGTACCTGAACACCGAAGCGAAGCCGTGGGTCCACGGGGCCGAGTACCCGCGGACCGCCGGCGTGAGCGCGTTCGGCTTCGGGGGCACGAACTTCCACACGGTGCTCGAAGAGTACACCGGTGACTACCTGAACCGCCCGAACACCGGGATTCGTCAGTGGCCGACGGAACTCTTCGTGTGGCGCCGGGCGGACAAGGCGGCGATCACCACGAGCCTGAAGAACGTGCGCGACGCGATCGTCGCGGGCGCGCGGCCCACGCTGGCCGATCTCGCCGCGAGCGTGTGGCAGAGCAGTAAGGGCGTTGCGACCGGGAGCGCCACGCTCGCGGTGGTCGCGTCCTCGCTCGATGACCTCAAGGAGAAGATCGACGCGGCCCTCGAGGCGCTGCCCAAAGCGACCGAGACGCACGCGGACCCGCGCGGGATCTACTTCGCCGCCAAGTCCGCGTCCGCGGGCAAGGTCGCGTTCCTGTTCCCGGGGCAGGGGTCGCAGTACCCGGACATGCTCGCGCAGGTCGCGATGGCGTTCTCCGAAGTGCGCGACGTTCTCGACCGGGCGGAAGCCGCACTCGAGGCCGATCTCGACAAGCCGCTGAGCCGGTTCATCTACCCGCCCTCGTCGTTCACGCCGGAACACGAGGCCACGAACCGCAACGAACTGCGCCGGACGGAAATCGCGCAGTCGAGTATCGGTGCGACGAGCATCGGCATGTTCCGGTTGCTCGCGGCGCTCGGCATCGAAGCCGATTTCTTCGCGGGGCACAGTTACGGCGAGTACGCGGCGCTCACCGCGGCCGGGGCGCTCTCCGAAGACGACCTGATGCACCTGTCGTTCAAGCGCGGCTTGGCGATTCGCGAAGCCGCGGTCACGGCCCCTGGGGGGATGATCGCCGCGGACAACACCGCCGAAGCGATCGCGCCGGTGCTGAAGGGCATCGCGGATGTGTGGATCGCGAACCACAACTCGCCGACCCAAACCGTGATCGCGGGCACCGAAGACGGTGTGAAGGTCGCTGCGGAGAAGCTCCAGGCGGCGGGGATTCGCTCGCAGCGGATCGCGGTCGCGTGCGGGTTCCACTCGCCGCTGATTGCGGGCGCGAAACCGGCGCTGGCCGATGCACTGGCGCGGGCTAAGTTTGCGGCCCCGAGCAAGCCGGTGTTCTCGAACACGAGTGCCGCGCCGCACCCGGCCGACGGCGGGGTGATCGCGAAGCAACTCGCGGAACACCTCGTTTCGCCGGTGCGTTTCGCGGACGAGATTCGCGCGATGCACGAGGCCGGTGCGCGGGTGTTCGTGGAAGTCGGACCGCAAGCGGTTCTGACCGGACTGACGGGCCAGATTCTTGCGGGCCGACCGCACCTCGCGCTCGCGAGCGATGCGAAGTCGCGCCCGGGCCTCGTGCAACTCGCCCACTTGCTCGGCCAGTTGCTCACGGCCGGGGTCGCTGCCAACCTCGACCGACTGTTCGTGGGTCGGGGCGTGCAAGCGTTCGACCTCGCGAAGCTCAACGCCGAAACGGGTAAGCCGAAGCTCGCCCCGACAACGTGGCTCGTGAACGGCGTTCGCAGTAAGCCGCTGAACGGACCCGAGCCGCGGTTGCTGGGCCAGGCGCTTCCGGCCAACGCTGCGGCCCGGAGCGAACCCGTGCGACCCGACGCAAACGGCAAGGCCAAGTCGAAGCCGCCGAGCCCCGAAAGCTCGACCAGGCCGGCGGCCCCGCCCGCGCCGACCCCCGCTCCCAAACTGCCCGCGCCCAGCGCTGCCGCTCTTCCGCCCGCTGTCACCACGCCCTCACGAGCGATGATGCACAACACCGAAACTCAACCCGCTCTCCCGGTCCCCTCCACGAACGGGCACGCGCACCATCACGCCGCGCCCGACGGCGCCGCGGCCGTGATGATGCGGTTCCAGGAAGTGATGGGGCGCTTCCTCGATACGCAGAAGTCCGTGATGCTCGGGTTCCTCGGTGCGTCCAATGGGGCCGCACCCGCGCCGCAAACGAACGGCCACGCCGCCTACCCGGTCGTGCCGCACACGAACGGACACGCTTACACGAACGGAAATGGGAACGGCCACGCCCACACGAACGGGCACGCGACCCCGATGCCGGTCCCCGCGCTGGCGACCAACCGCATCGCGACGCCCGTAGTCGCCCGGCCGCAAGCGCCGGCGCCAGCCGTCAGCAACAAGGCCGAAACAAACGGGAAGCACGCCCCGGCGCCGGTTGTCGAAGCTGCGCCCGTGGCGGCTCCGGTGAAGAAGCCCGCGGGCGGCGCGTTGGATCGCGAGGCGCTCCTCGCCCGGTTGCTCGACCTCGTGAGCGAGCGCACCGGGTACCCGAAGGAAGCGCTCAGCATCGACCTCGACCTCGAAGCCGACCTCGGGGTCGATTCGATCAAGCGCGTCGAAGTGTTGGGCGCGCTCGCGGAGAGCATTGAGGCCGGCGCGGACGGCAAGCAGCCGAACTTGGAGATGGAGAAACTCTCCGTCATCAAGACGCTCCGCGGGATCGCGGATTACGTGATGGGCGCGTTGAACGAGGCCGCGCCCGCGCTGCCGGCTCCTTCGACGAACGGCAAGCACGAAACGCCCGCGCTACCCGCGGCCGGCGGCGACGCTCCCGCGGCCCGTGCGAGCACGAACGGCGACTTCCACCCCGGTGCGCGACAGGGCGAGGTCCAGCGGCTCGTGGTGCGACTGATCGACGCGCCGCTCCCCATCCGGCCGAAATTCAGCCCGCCGACTGGCACCATCGTCATCACCGACGACGAACTTGGTACCGCACGCGAACTGGCCGACCGGCTCGCGGAACTCGACATCAAGACCGCGCTCGTTCGCGTGGGCAAGAACGAGGGCTTCACGGCCGACCTGACCGATCCCGCGGCCGTGACCGCTCTCCTCGGCCGCATCCGCGAGAAGTGCGGCCCGGTGTCCGGCCTGGTTCACCTGCTGCCGCTCGCGGAACCGCCCGCGGGCGAGACCGACGAGCAGCGGATGCGCCGCGAAGTGAAGTCGCTGTACCTGCTCGCCCGCGGGCTGGAGACCGACATCCGCGCCGCCGGGACGAACGGCTCCGCCGTTCTGCTCGCGGTCACCGCGATGGGCGGCGCGATGGGGTTCGGCGACGACCTGCCGGGCGACTTCTTCGCCGGGCACGGGGGCGTCGCGGGGTTCACCAAGTGCCTCGGGTACGAGTGGCCCGAGGTCACCGTTCGCGTCGTGGACGTGAACGCGGAAACCGCCGCCCCGCGCCTCGTCGAACAACTGCTCGGCGAACTCGGCGACCCGGACGGCCCGTTCGAGGTTGGTCGCGACGGCGAGTTCCGCAAGACGTGGCAGGTCGACCCGGGACCGCTGGAGAAGGACGTTCAGGCGATCGAGCTCGACGCGAACAGCACGGTGCTCGTCACCGGTGGCGCGCGGGGCATCACCGCGAAGGTCGCACTGGAAATCGCGTCGCGCTACAAATCGAAGCTCGTACTGGTCGGCAGTTCGCCCGCGCCGGCCGCCGAGAGCGCGGACACCGCTTCGCTCCAGACGCCGGCGGAGATCAAGGCCGCGCTCCTGAAGCAGCAACCCGGCGCGAAGCCGGCCGTGATCGAGACCGCGTACAAGCGGTTGCTCAAGGACCGCGAGATCCGCGCCAACCTCGACGCGATCCGGGCCGCGGGCGGTACGGCCGAGTACCGCTCGGTCGACGTGCGCGACGCCGCGGCGTTCGGCGGCCTCATCGACGAGTTGAGCGCGAAGGGCGGCATCGCGGGCGTGATCCACGGCGCCGGCGTGATCGAGGACAAGCTCCTGCGTGACAAGACGCCGGAATCCTTCGATCGCGTGTTCGGCACGAAGGTCGAAAGCGCGCTGACCCTGTCCCGGAAGCTCGACCCGGCGAAGCTGAAGTTCTTCGCGCTGTTCGCCTCGATCACGAGCCGCTACGGGAACCGCGGGCAGTCGGACTACGCCGCCGCGAACGAGGTGCTCAGCAAACTCGCGTGCGATCTGGACCGCAAGTGGCCGGGGCGCGTGGTGTCGGTCGCGTGGGGGCCGTGGGCCGAGGTCGGCATGGTCGCGGACCTGGAGAAGCACCTCGTGTCCCGCGGACTGAAGCTCATCGAGCCGTCCGTCGGCGCCGGGTTCGCGGTGGACGAAGTGATCTTCGGCACGAAGGGCGAGCCGGAAGTCGTTGTGGCGGGTGGTACCGAGTCGGCTCCGAAACAGCGTGCCACCGCACAGCCCGTGGGCGCCGGCGCGGAGTAG